The Mesorhizobium sp. B2-8-5 genome segment CGAAGATCTGCGCCACCTGGTCATGGGCGAGGCTGCGGATGTAGGAGCGGTCGATCTTGACGCTGTCGATGGGCAGCGACTTCAGATAGTTGAAACCGCAATGGCCGGTGCCGAAGTCGTCCAGCGCAATGTGGAAGCCGAGGCCGCGCAGCGCCTCCAGGCGCCTCAGAACCTCGGGCGTCGCGGCCGTCGCCACCGTCTCGGTGATCTCGATGATGAACTGCGATGCGGACCGGCCGGTTTCGCGCAGGATCCGGTTGCACATCGTCACGATCTCGTCGCGCTTCAACTGCTCGCCCGAGACGTTGATCGAGATACGCCGTCCGGGAAAATGCCCGACATCGGCACAGGCGCGCTTGAAGACCCACTCGCCGATCATGTCGATCAGCGTCGAGCGCTCGGCGATCGGGATGAATTCCGCCGGCGAGATCAAACCGCGCACCGGGTGACGCCAGCGGATCAAGCCTTCCAGCGCGTCGACCGAGCCGTCGGGATTGACGATCGGCTGATAGTGCAGCTCCAGCTCGCCGAGATAGACCGCGGCGCGCAGTTCGCGTTCCACCAGGCGGCGATAACGCTTGTCCGACAGCATCTCCTCATCGAAAACGGTGATGCGGCCGCGACCGGCGGCCTTGCTTTCGTAGAGCGCGAGATCGGCCAGCAGCATCAATTCAGCGCCGTTCGAAGCATGCAACGGCGCGAGCGCGACGCCCACCGAGATCGACAGGGGAATGATCTTGCCTTCATGCCTCTTGCCGGCACGCATCGCGTCCAGCAGCCGGCGCGCGTCCTTGTTGATAATGGCGACGTCGCCATGCGGAACCATGATGCCGAACTCGTCGCCGCCGAGCCGGCCGATGACGCCGTCCTCGAAGATGCGCTGGGCTTCCGCGACCAGGTGCGCCAGCGCCAGATCGCCGAACTGATGGCCGAACGTGTCGTTGAGCTGCTTGAAATGATCGAGGTCGATCAAAAGCAGGCTTGCCTGGCGACGGTTGCGCAAGCCGCCCAGCCAGTCGCCCAGCGCTTCGATGAAATAGCGCCGGGTCATGGCCCCGGTCATGGCATCGACGGTGAGAAAGCGATGCTTCTCGGCCTCGGCATCCGCCGCCGACTGCAGGCGCTGGACGACGCTCGAGCGCATATACATCAACACCAAAAGCGCCATTAAGGTCGATGCCACCGATACCGCCAGCGCGCCTGCGCGGGAGGCGTTCTCCGTCAGCGCGAAAGCCGCAAGCCCAGTGGCGGCGATGCTCATCACGAGCAAAGCCTGGATGCCGCGATAGATACGGCCGCTGTGATCCTTGATTGTCGCCAAGATACTCATGTCCGCGCCCCCACAGCACGCGACATGGCTAGGGCTTCAGCCGTTAACAAACACTGAGTTCGGCGACCGTTCCGCGGCATTAATCAGCGCCGGATTGAGCGGTGGCGTTTTATGGTTAAAAAGCAACGATTTATGACAGTTTGTTGACCGGCTAACGAGCCTCTATCGCGGGGCCTCGACGCGGTCGTCAGGCGGCTGAAAAAGGCCGGTTGCGTCAACAGCGCATCGGGGTGAAACTGCTTCGCAAGACGAGGCAGGAGCGGTTCACCGTCTCGCGGAAACGGCGAAACGCTCCATCTCTTTGTTTTTACGCAATTCCGGACGGAAGGTTACGGCGAAGGCGCCGAACTTAACCGCTCACACTTTCCTGGAATTGCTCCAGCGAAGCATTATTCGAGAAGGATTGGACGATGAAGATCATTGCGTGCGGCTCAGTGCCGACAGTCATCGCGCCGGACAAATACTTTACCGGGCGGGTGTTGCAGACGCCAATCGTCGAGAAGGAGGCGCCGGCAAGGCTCAGGGCGACGCTGGTCAGCTTCGAGCCCGGCGCACGCACGCATTGGCACACGCACCCGCTCGGACAGACGCTCTATGTCACCTCCGGCGCCGGGCTTGCGCAGACCTGGGGCGGACCGATCGAAGAGATCAGGGCAGGGGATGTCATTTCCTTCGCGCCGGGCGAAAAGCACTGGCACGGCGCCGGGGCGAAAACCGCCATGGCCCATATCGCCATGCAGGAGGCGCTGGATGGCGTCCATGCCGACTGGCTGGAAGCGGTCACGCCGGAGCAATATGGCGGCTAAGGCCAACAAAAAACCCGGCTGAAGCCGGGTTTCCGATGTGACGGCGTTTGCGCGATCAGGTCAGCGACGCGGTAAAGCGCTGGATGCGCGTGCAGGCTTCTTCCAGCAGCGCGTCCGAGGTGGCGTAGGAGATGCGGAAGTTCGGCCCCAGCCCAAAGGCCGAGCCGAACACCACCGCGACGCCTTCGGCTTCCAACAGTTCGGAGCAGAAGGCTTCGTCATTGTCGATGACCTTGCCCGTCTTGGTCTTCTTGCCAATCAGCTGGGCGCAGGACGGGTAGACATAGAAGGCGCCTTCCGGCGACGGGCAGGAGATGCCGCGCGCCTGGTTGAGCATAGAGACGACGAGGTCGCGCCGGCCCTGGAAGATCGCCTTGTTCCTGGCAATGAAATCCTGCGGCCCGTTGAGCGCCTCGACGGAAGCCCATTGCGCGATGGTGCAGGCGCCCGACGTCTGCTGGCCCTGGATCATGTCCATCGCCTTGACGAGCGGCACCGGGCCGGCGGCATAGCCGATGCGCCAGCCGGTCATGGCATAGGCTTTCGACACGCCGTTCATGGTCAGCGTGCGCTCATAGAGGTTCGGCTCGACCTCGGCGATGGTCTTGAAGACGAAGTCGCCATAGGTCAGGTGCTCATACATGTCGTCGGTCAGGGTCCAGACATGCGGATGCTTGAGCAGCACGTCGGCTAGCGCCCTGAGCTCGGCCTCCGTGTAGGCGGCGCCCGAGGGGTTCGACGGCGAATTCATCAACAGCCATTTGGTCTTCGGCGTGATCGCCTTTTCCAGCACTTGCGGTGTGAGCTTGAAGCCGTTGTCGATCGAGGTGTCGGCGAACACCGACGTGCCGCCGCAGATCGCCACCATTTCGGGATAGCTCACCCAGTAGGGGCGCGGGATGACGACTTCGTCGCCGGGGTTCAGCGTCGCCATGAAGGCGTTGAACAGGATCTGCTTGCCGCCGGTGCCGACGATGGTCTGCTCCGGCCGGTAGTCGAGGTTGTTCTCGCGCTTGAACTTCCTGGCGATCGCCTCGCGCAGCGGCACGATGCCGGAAACCGGCGGATATTTGGTCTCGCCGCGGCGGATCGCCTCGATCGCCGCGTTCTTGATGTTGTCGGGCGTATCGAAATCCGGCTCGCCGGCGCCAAGGCCGATCACGTCACGGCCGGCATTTTTCAGCTCGCGCGCTTTCTGCGTCACCGCGATGGTCGCGGAAGGCTTAACGCGGGAAAGGGCGTCGGCGAGAAAGGCCATGACAAAATGTCTCCTAGGAAAGCGGCCAGGAGCGGCCGCGGCGCCTCTCATGTCGCATCGTGGCGCGGAGCGCAAGCATTGTGCGATGAGCCAGAGGTCAAGGAGGCGTGAGCGGCAACGCTAAATTCATCAACGGCCGGTAAACCCTTGGCTGGCAGGACCGCAGATCGGATTGCGCCTGTTCGCGGAGCGAGAAACCTTGTCGCGCAGCATCGGGCTTGCCCACCTCATCCGTCATAATGACGGCACCTCGACCGGTGTCTGGGGCATCTATACACTGCAGAGCGCGTTCCAGCCGATCTTCGCCTTCAAGGAGGGCAAGCTTTCGGTCGCCGCTTTCGAGGGGCTGATCCGGCCGTTCCGCGACGGCGAGCCGCAGTCGCCGGGGACATTTTTCGGTACCTGCCCGGCGGCCGACCGGCTGCATATCGAGGCGCTGACGCGCACTCTGCATCTTCTGAACGCCGGCGCTTGCCTACCACAAGAGGCGTCCATCTTCGTCAATTTCGATCCGTCGGTCTTCACGGATCGCAGCATCGCCGACAAGGCCCTGCGCGACATGCGGCTGGTGCTGCACGAAGCCGGCATCGATCCGCGCCGTATCGTCTGCGAGGTCACCGAGCAGAAATCGGCCTCGCAGGAAACACTCTACGATTTTGTCGAGGCGCTGAGGGCCAACGGCTTCCGCATCGCGGTGGACGACTATGGCGCCGATGAATCCGACATCAACCGGATCAAGGAACTCAAACCAGACATCGTCAAGTTCGACGCGCATTGGATCACCCATCTGATGGAGTCCGGCGCCGGCTTCGCCTTGCTGATGGCGATGGTGCAGAGCTTCGAGAACCAGGGCATCCGCACCGTCTTCGAAGGCATCGAGGAAGGCTGGCAACTGGAGCTTGCCGAGAGGTCCGGCGCCTCCATGGTGCAGGGCTATGTGCTTGCCCGGCCGGAACTTGCCCCCACCAGCTTTCGCGTTTTCAGCAAGGGCACGCAGCAGCCTTCGACCGGAGACAGCAAGGCATCGGCCGCCCCAAGCCCGGCGGCGCCAACGCCGCACGGACGGCCGGCAAGGGTGTTCGGGCGCAAGGTCACGCCATGAGCGGACAACCAGACAGGCGGCGCAACGTCGCCGAGGC includes the following:
- a CDS encoding putative bifunctional diguanylate cyclase/phosphodiesterase → MSILATIKDHSGRIYRGIQALLVMSIAATGLAAFALTENASRAGALAVSVASTLMALLVLMYMRSSVVQRLQSAADAEAEKHRFLTVDAMTGAMTRRYFIEALGDWLGGLRNRRQASLLLIDLDHFKQLNDTFGHQFGDLALAHLVAEAQRIFEDGVIGRLGGDEFGIMVPHGDVAIINKDARRLLDAMRAGKRHEGKIIPLSISVGVALAPLHASNGAELMLLADLALYESKAAGRGRITVFDEEMLSDKRYRRLVERELRAAVYLGELELHYQPIVNPDGSVDALEGLIRWRHPVRGLISPAEFIPIAERSTLIDMIGEWVFKRACADVGHFPGRRISINVSGEQLKRDEIVTMCNRILRETGRSASQFIIEITETVATAATPEVLRRLEALRGLGFHIALDDFGTGHCGFNYLKSLPIDSVKIDRSYIRSLAHDQVAQIFVSALAQIARIQDIAIVAEGVETAEEFALARTAGCSRFQGYFFGKPAPRDKASALCAAAREPLALTA
- a CDS encoding cupin domain-containing protein, whose amino-acid sequence is MKIIACGSVPTVIAPDKYFTGRVLQTPIVEKEAPARLRATLVSFEPGARTHWHTHPLGQTLYVTSGAGLAQTWGGPIEEIRAGDVISFAPGEKHWHGAGAKTAMAHIAMQEALDGVHADWLEAVTPEQYGG
- a CDS encoding pyridoxal phosphate-dependent aminotransferase → MAFLADALSRVKPSATIAVTQKARELKNAGRDVIGLGAGEPDFDTPDNIKNAAIEAIRRGETKYPPVSGIVPLREAIARKFKRENNLDYRPEQTIVGTGGKQILFNAFMATLNPGDEVVIPRPYWVSYPEMVAICGGTSVFADTSIDNGFKLTPQVLEKAITPKTKWLLMNSPSNPSGAAYTEAELRALADVLLKHPHVWTLTDDMYEHLTYGDFVFKTIAEVEPNLYERTLTMNGVSKAYAMTGWRIGYAAGPVPLVKAMDMIQGQQTSGACTIAQWASVEALNGPQDFIARNKAIFQGRRDLVVSMLNQARGISCPSPEGAFYVYPSCAQLIGKKTKTGKVIDNDEAFCSELLEAEGVAVVFGSAFGLGPNFRISYATSDALLEEACTRIQRFTASLT
- a CDS encoding EAL domain-containing protein, with protein sequence MSRSIGLAHLIRHNDGTSTGVWGIYTLQSAFQPIFAFKEGKLSVAAFEGLIRPFRDGEPQSPGTFFGTCPAADRLHIEALTRTLHLLNAGACLPQEASIFVNFDPSVFTDRSIADKALRDMRLVLHEAGIDPRRIVCEVTEQKSASQETLYDFVEALRANGFRIAVDDYGADESDINRIKELKPDIVKFDAHWITHLMESGAGFALLMAMVQSFENQGIRTVFEGIEEGWQLELAERSGASMVQGYVLARPELAPTSFRVFSKGTQQPSTGDSKASAAPSPAAPTPHGRPARVFGRKVTP